A region of Cryomorphaceae bacterium DNA encodes the following proteins:
- the fabF gene encoding beta-ketoacyl-[acyl-carrier-protein] synthase II: protein MELKRVVVTGIGALTPIGNNARDYWQSLIAGKSGAAPITRFNPEKFKTQFACEVKGFNPEDFLDRKEARKLDPFSQYALVVSDEAIADAGLNDWEELNKDRVGVIWGSGIGGIQTFQEEMIGFAHGDGTPRFNPFFIPKMIADIASGHISIRNGYRGPNFTTVSACASSTNAILDAFNYIRLGKADVIITGGSEAAVNESGMGGFNALKALSVRNDSPETASRPFDATRDGFVLGEGAAALVLEEYEHAVKRGATIYAEVAGGGLSADAYHMTAPHPDGLGANLVMNMALEDAGMKPEDIDYVNVHGTSTPLGDVAELKAITTLFGEHAYQLNVSSTKSMTGHLLGAAGAIEAIATLLAVKNDLIPPTINHEHPDPEIDGRINLTLNKAQQREVRAGLSNTFGFGGHNTSVIFKKYR, encoded by the coding sequence ATGGAACTTAAGCGGGTAGTTGTTACTGGAATAGGTGCGCTCACCCCAATAGGGAATAACGCCCGCGATTACTGGCAGTCTTTGATTGCCGGTAAGAGCGGTGCAGCGCCTATTACCCGCTTCAATCCCGAAAAATTTAAAACCCAGTTTGCCTGCGAGGTAAAGGGGTTCAACCCGGAAGATTTTCTGGACCGCAAGGAAGCCAGAAAACTCGACCCCTTTTCGCAATACGCCCTCGTTGTTTCAGACGAGGCCATTGCTGATGCGGGTTTAAACGACTGGGAAGAACTCAACAAAGACCGCGTAGGCGTAATCTGGGGCTCGGGCATAGGGGGGATTCAAACCTTTCAGGAGGAGATGATTGGATTTGCACACGGCGATGGTACTCCTCGCTTCAATCCTTTCTTTATTCCAAAGATGATTGCCGATATCGCGTCGGGTCATATTTCCATTCGCAACGGATACCGCGGTCCGAATTTTACAACAGTCTCAGCTTGTGCATCATCAACCAATGCCATCCTCGACGCATTCAACTACATCCGGCTTGGAAAAGCCGATGTAATTATAACCGGAGGCTCCGAGGCGGCTGTGAATGAGTCAGGCATGGGTGGTTTTAACGCCCTGAAAGCGCTGTCGGTGCGCAATGACTCACCTGAAACAGCTTCACGGCCCTTTGATGCTACCCGCGACGGTTTTGTGCTGGGCGAGGGTGCAGCTGCCCTGGTGCTGGAGGAGTACGAGCACGCTGTAAAACGCGGAGCCACTATTTACGCCGAAGTGGCCGGGGGTGGCCTGTCAGCCGATGCATATCACATGACCGCTCCTCATCCGGATGGGCTGGGGGCAAACCTGGTGATGAACATGGCTCTGGAAGATGCTGGAATGAAGCCAGAGGACATTGATTACGTGAATGTTCATGGCACGTCTACGCCCCTTGGTGATGTAGCCGAGCTCAAAGCGATTACCACACTGTTTGGCGAACATGCCTACCAACTCAATGTGAGTTCTACCAAATCCATGACGGGCCATTTGCTCGGCGCGGCCGGGGCCATTGAGGCCATAGCTACTTTGCTGGCGGTGAAAAACGATTTGATTCCGCCCACTATTAACCATGAGCACCCCGACCCCGAAATCGACGGTCGTATCAACCTTACACTCAACAAAGCGCAACAACGCGAAGTGCGTGCCGGTTTGAGTAATACCTTTGGTTTTGGAGGCCACAATACTTCCGTGATTTTCAAAAAGTATCGTTAA